A part of Capsicum annuum cultivar UCD-10X-F1 chromosome 6, UCD10Xv1.1, whole genome shotgun sequence genomic DNA contains:
- the LOC124899497 gene encoding uncharacterized protein LOC124899497, with protein MRLHSEIVSFKQRPDKNLYHAWEWFKDLLQDFPHQQQSNESIPKYAKYLRDNKVKLQDVGAITLTEVCSAVMTQKIPKKLRDQEGKPRPTTVVLQLADGSFTHPDGITEDVFIKVPIILGRPCLKTGGALIDVREGILKMRVEDEEMVFDIYKNPTIDGDKCGVLKPLKTSSDYRIEQPKMKPLLPNMMKVEVDKDLDLHQKEMSVFSIVDVYYEDDKVSIEEKFGMETLTTVLMKFDSEGIEEYEEMICALTGMGSYSYSPKKLDLDLKNHPTPPAKPSIKDPPVLELKELLGYLWYVFLGSGNTLPVIIEENLDEQQVESLISA; from the exons AtgagacttcacagtgagatagtgagTTTTAAGCAAAGGCCAGATAagaatctttatcatgcttgggaatggTTCAAGGACCTTCTTCAGGATTTTCCTCATCAGCAAcaatccaatgag agTATTCCCAAGTACGCAAAGTACTTAAGGGATAATAAGGTGAAATTGCAGGATGTGGGAGCTATAACACTTACTGAAGTGTGTAGTGCTGTTATGACacagaaaatccccaagaaattgagaGATCAGGAGG GAAAGCCGAGACCGACCACCGTGGTGTTACAGCTGGCAGACGGTTCATTTACACATCCAGATGGAATAACTGAGGATGTattcataaag gtaccaatcatcttggggcgtCCATGCTTAAAAACTGGAGGggccttgattgatgttagagaaggaaTACTTAAAATGAGGGTAGAAGATGAAGAgatggtatttgatatttataaaaaTCCCACCATAGatggggataagtgtggggtgcttAAGCCACTAAAGACCTCTTCAGACTACCGGATTGAGCAGCCTAAGATGAAACCACTGCTTCCCAACATGATGAAGGTTGAAGTTGATAAAGATTTGGACCTT CatcaaaaggagatgagtgtatTTTCGAtcgttgatgtgtattatgaagATGACAAGGTATCGATTGAGGAGAAATTTGGCATGGAAACATTGACTACTGTGTTGATGAAATTCGATAGTGAAGGTATCGAAGAATATGAGGAGATGATATGTGCGCTGAcaggaatgggatcatattcatATTCTCCTAAGAAGCTCGATTTGGACCTCAAAAATCAtccaacaccaccggctaagccatctaTTAAAGATCCACCAGTGTTGGAGCTAAAAGAGCTGTTGGGCTATCTATGGTATGTATTTCTAGGCAGTGGAAACACCTTACCTGTGATTATTGAAGAAAACTTGGATGAGCAACAAGTTGAGTCCCTTATATCTGCTTAG